The following coding sequences are from one Musa acuminata AAA Group cultivar baxijiao chromosome BXJ2-4, Cavendish_Baxijiao_AAA, whole genome shotgun sequence window:
- the LOC135608926 gene encoding IQ domain-containing protein IQM2-like, translating to MGIAISCPGAAYDSINDSLEAVLNRSIGLGDNVRSTLQSIGFNGRDYCLPAILEAFGLAKSLIKGSFHLEPKISTKSPALEPDNSTKSDDLEGLKFTSLVKRSRESTSIRPDNPKHEAAVKLQKVYKSFRTRRQLADCAVLVEQHWWKLLDFALLKQSSVSFFDIEKPESAMSRWSRATIRAAKVGKGLSKDENAQKLALQHWLEAIDPRHRYGHNLQFYYDRWLQCDSMQPFFYWLDVGEGKEVNLEERCTRSKLQQQCIKYLGPKEREAYEVIVEDGKFMYRQSRQLLDTSNGQKDAKWIFVLSTSKKLYVGQKRKGKFQHSSFLAGGATSAAGRLVVEDGVLKAVWPHSGHYRPTEENFQELMSFLEENSVDLTDVKRSPTEEDDEPCSSLKNSLSELNLAERNVSMETEHRVDLSRLSRGTTTDMASGTSSFEAFKEVNLGCSLADLKLGGEDKSESSIDMQLHHKFRKQIIAEDNEESEDEVHEDSTSSDNSKKHYMFRKSNLFLEEQEEDEEAFVPSESILRRMNTKKGIRSYQLGKQLSFKWTTGAGPRIGCVRDYPSELQFRALEQVNLSPRIPEMFRFASPWILKCPTTQEASVLKVLQQQPHKPGNGR from the exons ATGGGCATCGCAATTTCATGCCCAGGAGCTGCCTATGATTCTATAAATGATAGCTTGGAAGCTGTCCTTAATAGATCTATCGGTTTAGGTGACAATGTGAGATCGACTCTGCAGTCCATCGGTTTCAATGGCCGAGACTACTGTTTGCCTGCCATCCTCGAGGCTTTTGGCCTAGCTAAGTCACTGATAAAAGGATCTTTCCACTTGGAACCAAAAATCTCGACGAAGAGTCCTGCCCTTGAGCCGGATAACTCCACAAAGTCTGATGATCTTGAAGGTTTGAAGTTTACTTCTTTGGTGAAGAGGTCCCGAGAATCAACCTCGATTAGGCCTGACAACCCGAAGCATGAAGCTGCCGTAAAGTTACAGAAGGTGTACAAAAGCTTTCGGACAAGACGACAGCTTGCAGACTGTGCCGTACTTGTCGAGCAGCACTG GTGGAAGTTGTTGGATTTTGCACTGCTCAAGCAAAGCTCTGTGTCTTTCTTCGACATTGAGAAACCAGAATCAGCAATGTCACGGTGGTCCAGGGCGACGATCAGGGCTGCAAAG GTTGGAAAGGGCTTATCAAAGGATGAGAACGCTCAGAAACTTGCTTTGCAGCATTGGCTGGAGGCT ATTGATCCTCGGCATCGTTATGGTCACAATCTTCAATTCTACTATGATCGTTGGCTTCAATGCGATAGCATGCAACCCTTCTTCTACTG GCTTGATGTCGGAGAAGGAAAGGAGGTCAACCTCGAAGAACGATGCACTCGTTCAAAACTTCAACAACAGTGCATCAAGTATCTTGGCCCG AAAGAGAGGGAAGCATATGAAGTCATAGTGGAGGACGGCAAATTCATGTACAGGCAGAGCAGGCAACTTCTGGACACATCCAATGGCCAAAAAGATGCTAAGTGGATTTTTGTGTTAAGCACATCAAAGAAATTATATGTTGGTCAG AAGAGAAAAGGCAAATTTCAGCACTCTAGTTTTCTTGCCGGAGGAGCTACTTCTGCTGCTGGCCGATTAGTTGTAGAAGATGGAGTTCTAaag GCTGTGTGGCCTCACAGCGGGCACTATCGCCCAACAGAAGAGAACTTCCAGGAACTCATGAGCTTTCTCGAGGAAAATAGTGTCGATCTCACTGATGTTAAG AGAAGTCCTACCGAAGAGGACGATGAACCCTGCAGTAGTCTCAAAAACAGCCTCTCCGAACTGAACTTGGCTGAAAGAAATGTCTCCATGGAAACTGAACACCGAGTAGATTTATCTCGTCTTTCCAGGGGAACAACGACCGATATGGCCTCAGGCACCTCTTCATTCGAGGCATTTAAAGAAGTGAACCTCGGTTGTTCTCTTGCTGATTTGAAATTAGGAGGAGAAGACAAATCAGAATCATCAATTGACATGCAGCTCCACCACAAATTCCGCAAGCAAATAATTGCCGAAGACAATGAAGAGAGCGAAGATGAGGTTCACGAAGACAGTACTAGTTCAGATAATTCGAAGAAACACTACATGTTCCGGAAAAGCAATCTCTTTCTCGAGGAGcaagaagaggatgaagaagcCTTCGTGCCATCGGAATCGATACTCCGAAGGATGAATACAAAGAAAGGCATTCGATCGTATCAGCTGGGGAAACAGCTCTCTTTCAAGTGGACAACAGGTGCAGGGCCTCGAATCGGGTGTGTGCGGGACTACCCTTCGGAACTTCAATTCCGAGCTTTGGAGCAAGTAAATCTATCACCAAGAATTCCTGAAATGTTCAGATTTGCTTCGCCATGGATCCTAAAATGTCCAACAACTCAGGAAGCGTCTGTGCTTAAGGTGCTTCAGCAGCAACCACACAAACCTGGCAATGGTAGATGA